One genomic window of Chitinophagaceae bacterium includes the following:
- a CDS encoding S8 family serine peptidase, with protein MKLRCFFIATIVMLLQQHNLFSQTSTYHRYIVEFKDKQDNPFSVSDPAAFLSQRAIDRRNRYDIPITENDLPVNPAYVQQVIDIGVKLLNQSKWLNSISIETDDSLMLAAVMALPFVKSSYPIAVRISNLKRNLKSATGSGDLKLSSDNVLDYGKAANQIEMLHGNVLHQQGYKGEGIVIAVMDVGFDNAFNLRVFDSLFQQERVLGTWNFVDLNDSVFHGGGHGTSVLSTISSNLPGTMIGTAPGASVYLFVTEDGFSEYPIEEHNWAAAAEKADSLGADMITTSLGYSEFQDASFDHTYAQLDGNTTMITRAADFAASKGMIVCNSAGNEGKHDWFYIVAPADADSILTVGAVDSLGLVTSLSSHGPASDGDIKPNVVAQGIRATVVEPYSGIIVTVNGTSLSNPIIAGMTACLWQAHPDKNNMEIIYAIEKSASLYYNPNDSMGYGIPNYEVADLMLSDKAPNELALTGPLIYPNPFSDTFGMLYYTARLQTLEIEVFNIYGEKVQAFETDFLTGYNYLPVTALKNASNGLYFLRLNFDDHTEVVRVIKVQP; from the coding sequence ATGAAACTCAGGTGCTTTTTCATTGCCACTATTGTGATGCTATTACAGCAGCACAATCTGTTTTCGCAGACAAGTACATATCACCGTTACATCGTTGAATTTAAGGACAAGCAAGACAACCCTTTCTCCGTTTCAGATCCTGCAGCTTTTTTATCGCAGCGTGCAATTGACAGGAGAAACCGTTATGATATACCAATTACAGAAAATGATCTTCCGGTCAATCCGGCCTATGTTCAGCAAGTGATTGACATTGGGGTGAAGTTGCTTAACCAATCAAAATGGCTCAATTCCATTTCGATAGAAACAGATGACTCGCTGATGCTTGCAGCAGTAATGGCATTGCCATTCGTAAAATCATCTTATCCAATAGCGGTGCGTATCAGCAATTTGAAACGCAACTTGAAATCAGCTACAGGATCCGGTGATTTAAAATTAAGTAGCGACAACGTACTGGATTATGGGAAAGCAGCAAACCAGATAGAAATGTTGCATGGCAATGTTTTACATCAGCAAGGTTATAAAGGTGAAGGCATTGTGATTGCCGTAATGGATGTGGGTTTTGATAATGCTTTCAATCTCAGGGTTTTTGATAGCCTGTTTCAGCAGGAAAGAGTCTTAGGAACCTGGAATTTTGTTGATCTCAATGATAGTGTCTTTCATGGCGGTGGACATGGCACTTCTGTATTGTCCACCATCTCGTCCAATCTACCCGGAACCATGATTGGCACCGCGCCCGGAGCAAGTGTGTATTTGTTTGTAACCGAGGATGGATTTTCAGAATATCCCATTGAAGAACACAACTGGGCAGCGGCGGCCGAAAAAGCAGATAGCCTTGGAGCAGATATGATTACTACTTCGTTGGGATATTCCGAATTTCAGGATGCCTCCTTCGATCATACTTATGCTCAATTGGATGGCAATACCACTATGATTACGCGGGCGGCGGACTTTGCAGCCTCAAAAGGAATGATCGTTTGCAACAGTGCCGGTAATGAAGGAAAACATGACTGGTTCTACATCGTTGCACCGGCTGATGCGGATAGTATTTTAACGGTAGGTGCAGTAGATTCATTAGGACTAGTTACTTCGTTAAGTTCACATGGTCCTGCATCAGATGGTGACATTAAGCCCAATGTAGTAGCCCAGGGAATCCGTGCAACTGTAGTGGAACCTTATTCCGGAATTATTGTGACGGTTAACGGCACATCTCTTTCAAATCCAATCATCGCAGGCATGACCGCTTGCCTTTGGCAGGCACATCCCGATAAAAACAACATGGAAATAATTTATGCGATTGAAAAAAGTGCCAGTTTGTATTACAATCCTAATGATTCAATGGGATACGGAATTCCAAATTATGAAGTTGCGGATCTCATGCTTTCGGACAAAGCACCCAACGAACTCGCCCTCACAGGACCATTGATTTATCCGAATCCTTTCAGTGATACCTTCGGTATGTTATACTACACTGCCAGGTTGCAGACATTAGAAATTGAGGTGTTTAATATTTATGGTGAAAAGGTGCAGGCCTTTGAAACTGATTTCCTTACCGGTTATAATTATCTGCCTGTTACGGCGCTAAAAAATGCTTCAAACGGCCTTTATTTTCTGCGACTTAACTTCGATGATCACACGGAAGTGGTTCGGGTAATTAAAGTGCAACCCTAA
- a CDS encoding energy transducer TonB — MKTKNFFSEWFANDLDEIIFEGRNKLYGAYELRRSYPERLKQAFIIALLFCFTLWTVMELSLSKHKSIVVPSSSGDIPYITNPGFSEDKKQQVQKEERSSLSPKEKLPTSIVADTAQAEKKDTDTTSHAKDSGEGKADSLGIGSSNNGTGGSVNGIGSGEGKGSDTAGKKIDAEEVISTPAVMPYFPGGKNALSRYLQIHLKCQQFRSSNAKGGKMYVSFIVSREGKVYDAQIMRDGVGYGCVQEAVMVLQNMPKWIPGTDNNRAVNVKVIMPISMETTTE, encoded by the coding sequence ATGAAAACCAAAAATTTTTTCTCCGAATGGTTTGCCAATGATCTTGATGAGATCATTTTTGAAGGAAGAAATAAATTATATGGCGCCTATGAATTGCGCAGAAGTTATCCTGAGCGTTTGAAACAGGCTTTCATCATTGCTTTATTGTTCTGTTTCACATTGTGGACTGTGATGGAGTTATCTTTATCAAAACATAAATCGATAGTAGTGCCTTCTTCTTCGGGAGATATACCTTATATAACCAATCCCGGTTTTTCGGAAGATAAAAAGCAACAGGTACAAAAAGAAGAACGATCTTCTTTATCACCCAAAGAAAAATTGCCCACTTCCATTGTGGCAGACACAGCACAAGCCGAAAAGAAGGATACTGATACTACGAGCCATGCAAAAGATAGCGGTGAAGGAAAAGCAGACAGTTTGGGAATTGGTTCTTCAAACAATGGAACCGGAGGTTCAGTGAATGGAATAGGATCAGGAGAAGGAAAAGGATCTGATACCGCTGGTAAAAAAATTGATGCGGAGGAAGTGATTTCAACACCTGCAGTAATGCCATATTTCCCCGGTGGGAAAAACGCACTATCGAGATATTTGCAAATTCATCTGAAGTGTCAGCAGTTCAGATCGAGTAATGCAAAGGGTGGAAAGATGTACGTGAGTTTTATTGTTTCCAGGGAAGGAAAAGTTTATGATGCGCAAATAATGCGTGATGGTGTTGGCTATGGTTGTGTGCAGGAGGCTGTAATGGTTTTACAAAATATGCCAAAGTGGATTCCCGGTACTGATAACAATCGTGCAGTGAATGTGAAAGTCATAATGCCTATTTCAATGGAAACTACAACCGAGTAA
- a CDS encoding choice-of-anchor B family protein — MRKILQSILVLLIIVKASSAQNFNLELRGEISYPYSCASIWGYVDDDGTEYALVGTYAGVSIVDVSDPDNPQIKFDVPHTPNLWREIKTYGHYAYATNEVGGGLLVIDLSNLPLSVSHSTFSFTDASGALQQDGHTLWIDENGKLYIFGGAYGNGGATIFDLTVNPLNPPYLGKYEQHYIHDGFVRGDTLWASEINDGKLEIVNVSNPLSPVPLGSVSTPNNFTHNSWPTHDNHYAFTTDEVDNSYLTSYDVSDLGNITELDRVQSNPGSGTIIHNVHLLNDQFAWVAYYKDGVTLFDVSHPDNMIQVGAYDTDPQESGGDYGGTWGVYPYLPSGNVIASDLYTFNTNGKLTVLTPNYISASWLQGNVTDALTSGSINNGLVEILTTSQNDQTDLSGVYKTGIGIPGSYTVRFSKVGYVTKEIQNVSLASGVTTQLDVQLFPLASTSVTGTVSDSITNELLADAHIYLRGINVGESYEITTDVNGAFSLSPIYIDDYDIYTGKWGYHEFASPNTELNLTSAPLDLKLSKGYYDDFIVNNNWVVTGTATTGKWERGEPVGTINTDNVVYNPDLDVTNDFGDYCFVTGNGGGSAGFDDVDSGKTTLTSPVMDLTTYEHPVVSFYSWFANGGGSGTPNDTLIVSITDGTTTVKMGNIKFPTSQWIYHEYQVANYLTPNSTMKIIFSSSDLASSGHLVEAAIDKFQVQDGFATGIEDQQLAFNCCSASPNPFSSISTIRFDFGTTSFNDATLNVYSMMGQLMEQHEIHSLSGTMSWGADLADGMYVIKVMIDGQTASIMKMVKARQ, encoded by the coding sequence ATGAGAAAAATATTACAATCGATCCTGGTGCTGCTAATCATTGTTAAAGCATCAAGTGCTCAAAATTTTAACCTTGAATTAAGGGGAGAAATATCTTATCCCTATTCCTGCGCCAGCATTTGGGGTTATGTGGATGATGATGGAACAGAATACGCTCTCGTGGGCACCTATGCTGGGGTTTCGATAGTTGATGTTTCTGATCCGGATAATCCACAAATAAAATTCGACGTGCCTCATACACCAAACTTGTGGCGGGAAATCAAAACTTACGGACATTATGCATATGCTACCAATGAAGTGGGTGGTGGCTTGTTGGTGATAGACCTCAGCAATCTGCCTTTAAGCGTAAGTCATTCCACTTTTTCTTTTACTGATGCATCCGGTGCACTGCAACAAGATGGCCATACGCTTTGGATAGATGAGAATGGTAAGCTGTATATTTTTGGAGGCGCTTATGGAAATGGCGGCGCTACGATTTTTGATTTAACAGTAAATCCACTGAATCCTCCTTATTTAGGCAAGTATGAACAACATTATATTCACGATGGATTTGTGCGCGGCGATACATTATGGGCTTCTGAAATTAATGATGGCAAACTGGAAATTGTGAATGTCTCAAATCCGCTGAGTCCTGTACCACTTGGTTCAGTAAGCACGCCGAATAACTTCACCCATAACTCATGGCCGACCCACGATAATCACTACGCGTTTACAACTGACGAAGTTGACAACAGCTACCTGACTTCTTATGATGTTTCGGATTTAGGCAATATTACTGAGCTTGACCGGGTGCAGTCGAATCCGGGATCAGGTACAATCATCCACAATGTGCACCTGCTTAATGATCAGTTTGCGTGGGTGGCTTATTACAAAGACGGCGTTACACTATTCGATGTTTCCCATCCTGACAATATGATTCAGGTTGGGGCCTATGATACTGATCCGCAGGAATCAGGTGGAGATTATGGAGGAACCTGGGGCGTATATCCTTACCTGCCTTCAGGAAATGTGATTGCTTCGGATCTTTATACTTTTAATACCAATGGTAAATTAACTGTTCTTACACCCAACTACATTTCAGCAAGCTGGTTACAGGGTAATGTTACAGATGCCCTAACTTCAGGAAGCATCAACAATGGTCTTGTAGAAATTCTAACCACTTCTCAAAACGATCAAACGGATTTAAGTGGCGTATATAAGACAGGGATAGGAATTCCGGGAAGCTACACTGTTCGATTCAGCAAGGTGGGTTATGTTACAAAGGAAATACAAAATGTTTCACTTGCAAGTGGTGTCACAACGCAGTTGGATGTTCAGCTTTTTCCATTGGCAAGTACAAGTGTAACCGGCACCGTTTCAGATTCCATCACTAATGAGCTGTTGGCTGACGCGCATATTTACCTTCGGGGAATTAATGTTGGTGAGTCGTATGAAATCACAACTGATGTGAATGGTGCATTCAGCCTATCACCTATTTACATAGATGATTATGATATCTATACTGGCAAATGGGGTTATCACGAATTTGCATCGCCAAATACAGAATTGAATCTGACCAGTGCGCCACTTGATCTCAAGTTATCAAAGGGTTACTACGATGATTTTATTGTCAACAATAATTGGGTTGTAACCGGAACTGCCACTACAGGAAAATGGGAACGCGGGGAACCTGTGGGTACTATTAATACAGATAATGTAGTCTATAACCCGGATCTCGATGTGACCAATGATTTTGGAGATTATTGTTTTGTTACCGGCAACGGAGGAGGCAGCGCAGGGTTTGATGATGTAGATAGCGGCAAGACTACGCTTACCTCACCTGTAATGGATTTGACAACTTACGAACATCCGGTAGTTAGCTTTTATTCCTGGTTTGCAAATGGCGGCGGCAGCGGAACGCCTAACGATACGTTGATCGTTTCTATCACCGACGGTACTACAACGGTTAAGATGGGCAATATCAAATTCCCGACATCACAATGGATTTATCATGAATATCAGGTTGCCAATTATCTCACACCTAATTCCACTATGAAAATTATTTTCTCATCCAGCGACCTCGCCAGTTCAGGGCATCTTGTTGAAGCAGCCATAGATAAGTTCCAGGTGCAGGATGGATTTGCAACAGGTATTGAAGATCAACAACTAGCTTTCAATTGTTGCAGTGCAAGTCCCAATCCTTTTTCATCAATTAGTACTATCAGGTTTGATTTTGGAACTACTTCTTTTAATGATGCTACATTAAATGTTTATTCAATGATGGGTCAATTGATGGAGCAACACGAAATTCATTCCTTATCAGGAACAATGAGCTGGGGAGCTGATCTGGCAGATGGGATGTATGTAATAAAAGTGATGATAGATGGGCAGACAGCATCAATAATGAAAATGGTGAAGGCCCGGCAGTAA
- a CDS encoding pyridoxal-phosphate dependent enzyme: MFYNHIIETIGNTPLVKLNKVTKGVKATVLAKVESFNPGNSIKDRIGLKMVEEAEKKGWLKPGGTIIEGTSGNTGMGLALAAIAKGYKCIFTTTDKQSKEKADILKAVGAEVIVCPTNVEPSDPRSYYSVSKRLSEETPNSWYPNQYDNLDNRLAHYESTGPEIWNQTEGKITHLVVGSGTGGTITGCAQYLKEKNPAIKIWAIDTYGSTLKAFHETGKIEQKEIYPYITEGIGEDIIPKNYDFTLIDLFEKVTDKDAALMAREITRKEGIFVGYSCGSAVAGLMQLKDSLKEADVVVVIFPDHGSRYVGKVYNDEWMRDRGWLTVKTLRDIIETKADSRLISIDASRNVAEAVTVMNSNDIDQLPVMEDGKMVGSLSETGLLNKLMSDTSLKSHNVKEVMEKPFPVVAAETTIDKLSGMMSKEVPAVITLDGLNNLHIITKSDIIRALSK; encoded by the coding sequence ATGTTTTACAATCACATCATTGAAACAATTGGAAATACACCTTTGGTTAAGCTGAATAAGGTTACCAAAGGGGTAAAAGCAACCGTGCTTGCTAAAGTAGAATCATTCAATCCGGGAAATTCCATCAAAGACAGAATAGGATTGAAAATGGTGGAAGAAGCGGAAAAGAAAGGATGGTTAAAACCTGGTGGCACCATCATTGAAGGCACTTCCGGTAACACAGGAATGGGACTTGCACTGGCTGCTATCGCGAAAGGATATAAATGCATCTTTACTACTACGGATAAACAATCGAAAGAGAAAGCTGATATTTTGAAAGCGGTCGGAGCAGAGGTAATCGTTTGTCCGACCAACGTTGAACCGTCTGACCCACGCTCGTATTATTCCGTATCAAAAAGATTATCGGAAGAAACACCCAATTCATGGTATCCGAATCAATATGATAATCTTGATAACCGGCTGGCGCACTATGAATCTACCGGACCGGAAATTTGGAATCAGACGGAAGGAAAAATCACACATCTTGTAGTGGGTTCAGGAACAGGAGGTACTATCACCGGCTGTGCACAGTATTTGAAAGAAAAGAATCCGGCTATTAAAATTTGGGCAATTGATACCTATGGATCTACCTTAAAAGCATTTCACGAAACAGGCAAAATTGAACAGAAGGAAATTTATCCTTACATCACAGAAGGAATTGGTGAAGATATTATTCCGAAGAATTATGATTTTACATTAATTGATCTGTTTGAAAAAGTAACGGATAAAGATGCGGCATTAATGGCAAGAGAAATTACCCGTAAGGAGGGAATCTTTGTTGGCTATTCCTGTGGTTCCGCGGTTGCCGGATTGATGCAGTTGAAAGACAGCCTGAAAGAAGCAGATGTGGTGGTAGTGATTTTTCCGGATCACGGAAGCAGGTATGTCGGCAAAGTTTATAATGATGAATGGATGCGTGATCGCGGCTGGTTAACTGTGAAAACATTGCGGGATATTATCGAAACAAAAGCCGATAGCAGACTCATTTCTATCGATGCCTCCAGAAATGTTGCTGAAGCAGTGACAGTAATGAACAGCAATGATATTGATCAACTACCCGTGATGGAGGATGGCAAAATGGTGGGCTCCTTGAGTGAAACCGGTTTACTTAACAAACTTATGTCCGATACTTCTTTAAAATCTCATAACGTGAAAGAGGTAATGGAAAAACCTTTTCCGGTGGTTGCCGCAGAAACTACCATTGACAAGCTGAGTGGAATGATGAGTAAAGAAGTTCCTGCAGTTATTACGCTGGATGGATTGAACAACCTGCACATCATCACTAAATCAGATATCATTCGCGCGCTGTCGAAGTAG
- a CDS encoding ABC transporter substrate-binding protein — protein sequence MKPSTFSQKFKDQLSRNISVVFPPQRIVSLVPSQTELLFDLGLNEEVVGITKFCVHPAHQFKTKSKVGGTKNINLEKIIALNPDLIIANKEENDELQIKELSARFPVWISDIKSLQDAFRMITAIGEMVNRSEAALRLIQNIDSAFAKADNLHPQFSAAYLIWRKPYMAAGSDTFINSMMELAGFKNVLAHQLRYPEINVMQLKSLQPQFVLLSSEPYPFSDKHVQELEKELPGTKVLLVDGELFSWYGSRLLKAADYFREIRNHLQS from the coding sequence ATGAAGCCGTCAACTTTCTCGCAAAAGTTTAAAGACCAGCTATCGAGAAATATTTCAGTCGTCTTTCCTCCACAGCGAATTGTCTCGCTTGTTCCTTCTCAGACAGAATTACTTTTTGATCTTGGGCTGAATGAAGAAGTAGTTGGCATCACAAAATTTTGTGTACATCCTGCGCATCAATTCAAGACAAAATCGAAAGTAGGCGGCACGAAGAATATTAATTTAGAAAAGATTATCGCACTTAATCCGGATTTGATTATTGCGAATAAAGAGGAGAATGATGAACTTCAGATTAAGGAATTGTCAGCCCGCTTTCCTGTATGGATCAGTGATATCAAATCGTTGCAGGATGCTTTTCGGATGATAACAGCTATTGGAGAAATGGTTAACAGGTCGGAAGCGGCCTTGAGGTTGATACAGAACATAGATTCAGCATTTGCAAAAGCTGACAACCTTCATCCTCAATTTTCTGCAGCTTATCTTATCTGGCGAAAGCCATATATGGCAGCAGGCAGCGACACTTTTATTAACTCGATGATGGAGTTGGCAGGTTTCAAAAATGTGCTTGCCCATCAACTGCGATATCCTGAAATTAATGTAATGCAATTGAAATCGCTTCAACCACAATTTGTTTTGCTTTCTTCTGAACCATATCCTTTCAGTGATAAGCATGTGCAGGAATTAGAAAAGGAATTGCCCGGAACAAAAGTTTTATTGGTGGATGGTGAGTTGTTTTCGTGGTATGGAAGCCGCTTATTGAAAGCTGCTGACTACTTCCGGGAAATCAGAAATCACCTTCAATCCTGA
- a CDS encoding class I fructose-bisphosphate aldolase gives MSLSKITSLLEDKAEYLLNHISGTVNKELLYAPGPDFIDRVFAGTNRSNQVLRSLQTIYGNGRLGGTGYVSILPVDQGIEHSAGASFAPNPIYFDPENIVKLAMEGGCNAVASTYGVLGSVARKYAHKIPFIVKINHNEFLSYPNKYDQVMFGTIEDAWNMGAVAVGATIYFGSDEATRQLQEVSQAFEYAHELGMATILWCYLRNSGYKKDGIDFHTAADLTGQANHLGVTIQADIIKQKLPTNNGGYEALKFGKTHPKVYRELTTEHPIDLCRYQVINCFMGRIGLINSGGESKGASDMAEAVFTAIVNKRAGGQGLISGRKAFQKPMNDGVELLNMIQDVYLEKKIDLA, from the coding sequence ATGTCGTTAAGTAAGATTACTTCATTGCTCGAAGACAAAGCCGAGTACCTTTTGAATCACATCAGTGGCACCGTGAATAAAGAACTTTTGTATGCACCCGGGCCTGATTTTATTGATCGTGTTTTTGCCGGTACCAACCGTAGTAATCAGGTGTTGCGCAGTTTGCAAACAATCTATGGTAACGGAAGATTAGGTGGAACCGGGTACGTATCTATTCTACCGGTTGATCAGGGTATTGAGCACAGTGCAGGCGCATCATTCGCACCCAATCCAATCTATTTTGATCCTGAAAATATTGTTAAACTCGCAATGGAAGGTGGCTGTAATGCAGTGGCTTCTACGTATGGTGTGCTTGGTTCAGTAGCACGAAAATATGCGCATAAAATTCCTTTCATTGTTAAGATCAACCACAATGAATTTCTTTCCTACCCGAATAAATACGATCAGGTAATGTTTGGCACCATTGAAGACGCCTGGAACATGGGTGCAGTAGCGGTAGGTGCCACCATTTATTTTGGAAGTGATGAAGCTACCCGTCAATTACAGGAAGTTTCACAGGCCTTTGAATATGCACATGAGTTGGGAATGGCAACCATTCTTTGGTGCTATCTGCGCAATTCCGGATATAAAAAAGATGGAATAGATTTTCATACTGCTGCTGATTTAACGGGACAGGCCAATCACCTTGGCGTTACGATTCAGGCAGATATTATTAAACAGAAATTGCCAACTAATAATGGCGGTTATGAAGCTTTGAAATTTGGCAAAACGCACCCTAAAGTTTACCGTGAACTCACTACCGAACACCCGATTGATCTTTGTCGCTACCAGGTAATCAATTGCTTCATGGGACGTATCGGTCTAATCAATTCCGGCGGCGAATCTAAAGGAGCGTCAGATATGGCGGAAGCGGTATTCACAGCTATTGTGAACAAAAGAGCAGGTGGACAAGGATTGATAAGTGGAAGAAAAGCCTTCCAGAAACCCATGAATGACGGAGTGGAATTACTGAACATGATTCAGGATGTTTATCTTGAAAAGAAAATTGATCTTGCTTAA
- a CDS encoding acetyl-CoA carboxylase carboxyltransferase subunit beta, whose amino-acid sequence MAWFKRSKEGITTTTEEKLEVPEGLWWKCPSCKKTIPTDDLKKNKYVCINCNYHPRINSVEYFEILFDKEYKPLFEDLRPRDLLGFKDLKSYQDRLDDAAKKVNVSEAISVASGKINGKKLVCACMNFNFIGGSMGSVVGERISSAIDHCIKTRAPLLIISKSGGARMMEAAFSLMQLAKTAAKLTQLAEAKLPFISLMTDPTTGGVTASFAMLGDLNIAEPEALIGFAGPRVIKETIKKDLPKGFQRSEFLLEHGFLDFIVDRKELKDRLSDVIVILMNEK is encoded by the coding sequence ATGGCCTGGTTTAAAAGGAGCAAAGAAGGAATAACCACCACAACAGAGGAAAAACTCGAAGTTCCGGAAGGGTTATGGTGGAAGTGTCCTTCCTGTAAAAAGACAATACCGACAGACGATCTCAAGAAAAATAAATACGTCTGTATCAATTGCAACTATCATCCACGAATTAATTCAGTGGAGTACTTCGAAATATTGTTCGACAAGGAATACAAGCCTTTATTTGAGGACTTACGCCCACGCGATTTGTTGGGATTTAAGGACTTAAAAAGTTATCAGGATCGTCTTGACGATGCTGCCAAAAAGGTAAATGTATCTGAAGCTATTTCAGTAGCTTCCGGTAAAATAAATGGGAAGAAACTGGTGTGCGCCTGCATGAATTTTAATTTCATTGGAGGATCCATGGGAAGTGTGGTCGGAGAGCGGATTTCATCGGCCATAGATCATTGCATCAAGACAAGAGCACCATTGCTGATTATTTCCAAATCAGGAGGAGCAAGGATGATGGAAGCTGCGTTTTCGCTGATGCAATTGGCAAAGACGGCTGCAAAACTTACCCAGCTTGCGGAAGCAAAACTTCCATTCATTTCCTTGATGACTGACCCTACAACAGGTGGAGTAACAGCTTCATTTGCAATGCTCGGAGATTTGAATATTGCTGAACCGGAGGCACTCATTGGATTTGCAGGACCCAGGGTAATCAAGGAAACTATTAAAAAGGACCTCCCGAAAGGCTTTCAACGTTCCGAATTTTTGCTTGAACATGGATTTCTTGATTTTATCGTGGATAGGAAAGAACTCAAAGACCGGCTTTCTGATGTAATAGTCATACTGATGAACGAGAAATAG
- the rpsO gene encoding 30S ribosomal protein S15, with protein sequence MELTKERKTEIIKNFGGSEKNTGSAEAQVAMLTERINHISGHLDGQKKDYNSSRSLLKLVGQRKRLLKYLQETNLTSYRKLIEKLNLRK encoded by the coding sequence ATGGAATTAACGAAAGAAAGAAAGACAGAAATCATTAAGAATTTCGGCGGCTCTGAAAAAAATACAGGTTCAGCCGAAGCGCAAGTTGCGATGTTGACGGAGAGAATTAACCACATCTCTGGCCATTTGGATGGTCAAAAGAAGGACTACAATTCTTCACGGTCATTATTGAAATTGGTTGGTCAGCGTAAACGGCTGTTAAAGTATTTGCAGGAAACCAATCTAACATCTTACAGGAAGCTTATAGAAAAGCTCAATCTCCGCAAATAA